The following are encoded in a window of Palaemon carinicauda isolate YSFRI2023 chromosome 31, ASM3689809v2, whole genome shotgun sequence genomic DNA:
- the LOC137624327 gene encoding phenoloxidase-activating factor 2-like, with the protein MRTAKLALSLLLVGLCNALPQYQPAEGVVDPIGPLGPSTGCPAYTHDCVPFYLCDNGEINTSGTGLIDPRIKPVKSQDCIIPDNPDTPGVCCGIPGATPPSVVPLQICPNGLVCLEDFTCPHDPASLLDLAVTRTPEACYVNPDVIGVCCVPPVKIIDTCPAESVCVPDSLCLGDVLTDDNSYVPFANGGSWSPCALNGDHQNLGVCCRNPVVVTESPYKPADRCGVRNYALDVRSPVKLNKNEAQFGEFPWQAVLFFSNFTFKCGASLVGDRWLLTGAHCVDGYQYGDFKIRLGEWRVDTYDEPLPYVDVDIASITVHPLFNPQNLHNDIAVIELTTPVKPEFHINTLCLPSPSQVTEAGFRCIASGWGKDAFEGAFQAILKKVDVPFVEHKYCQDLLRQTRLGKYFQLDKSFMCAGGEENQDACTGDGGGPLVCEDLQTGTYFLRGITAWGINCGQKDVPGVYVDVVHFIDWINDIMYGAPVAEVAQPSNGYSRK; encoded by the exons ATGAGAACAGCAAAACTAGCACTCAGCCTCTTGTTGGTGGGACTTTGCAATGCCCTTCCTCAATACCAACCTGCAGAAGGCGTGGTAGATCCCATCGGCCCACTTGGCCCTTCGACAGGTTGCCCAGCCTACACCCACGACTGCGTTCCCTTCTACCTGTGTGACAATGGCGAAATCAACACATCAGGCACCGGCCTCATTGATCCTAGAATCAAACCAGTAAAATCCCAG GACTGCATTATTCCAGACAATCCCGACACTCCTGGAGTGTGCTGCGGAATTCCAGGAGCAACACCGCCATCTGTCGTTCCATTGCAGATATGTCCAAATGGACTCGTGTGTCTGGAAGATTTCACTTGCCCACACGACCCCGCAAGTCTTTTGGACTTGGCTGTTACAAGAACCCCAGAA GCCTGCTATGTGAACCCAGATGTGATTGGTGTTTGTTGCGTTCCTCCTGTCAAGATAATTGACACCTGCCCGGCTGAGTCAGTTTGTGTCCCCGACAGCCTCTGCCTGGGTGATGTTCTCACTGATGACAACAGTTACGTTCCTTTCGCCAACGGAGGTTCTTGGTCTCCTTGTGCTCTGAATGGCGATCATCAGAACTTGGGCGTCTGCTGTCGTAATCCAGTGGTAGTCACAGAGTCTCCTTACAAGCCTGCTGACAGATGCGGCGTCCGCAATTATGCCCTTGACGTCCGCTCTCCTGTGAAACTGAACAAAAACGAGGCCCAGTTTGGAGAGTTCCCTTGGCAAGCAGTTCTCTTCTTCTCAAACTTCACCTTCAAGTGTGGAGCTTCATTGGTGGGAGATCGATGGCTGCTTACCGGTGCTCACTGCGTTGATGGTTACCAATATGGCGACTTTAAAATCCGTCTTGGCGAATGGCGAGTCGACACCTACGATGAGCCTCTGCCTTACGTTGACGTCGACATCGCCTCTATCACCGTTCATCCTCTATTCAATCCCCAAAACCTCCACAATGACATCGCCGTCATCGAACTGACCACTCCCGTCAAACCTGAATTCCACATCAACACGCTCTGCCTGCCAAGCCCAAGTCAGGTCACAGAGGCTGGATTCCGTTGCATCGCCTCCGGCTGGGGCAAAGACGCCTTTGAGGGCGCTTTCCAGGCTATCCTCAAGAAGGTGGACGTCCCCTTCGTCGAGCACAAGTACTGCCAGGATCTACTGAGACAGACCCGCCTTGGCAAGTACTTCCAGTTGGACAAATCCTTCATGTGTGCCGGAGGAGAGGAGAACCAGGACGCCTGCACTGGGGATGGCGGTGGACCACTTGTATGCGAAGATCTTCAAACTGGCACTTACTTCCTCCGGGGCATCACCGCTTGGGGCATCAACTGTGGGCAAAAGGACGTGCCAGGTGTTTACGTCGATGTTGTTCACTTCATCGATTGGATAAATGACATTATGTATGGCGCTCCAGTTGCCGAAGTAGCACAGCCAAGCAATGGTTATTCTCGCAAGTAA